TGACTCCCGGAGGAACTGCATCCTCTGCTCGCATACAAGGTGTAGAAGTAGCGGGAAAAACAGGCACAGCGCAAAATCCACACGGAAACGACCACGCGTGGTTTATCGGATTTGCTCCGTATCAAAATCCAACAATTGCAATTTGTGTATTAGTAGAAAACGGTGGAAAAGGTGGAGCGATTGCCGCGCCAATCGCAGGGATGTGTATGGAACAATTTTTGTTTGGAAAGATGATTCGCTATGCACCATAGCACGAAGAAAATAAAAAACATTTCGTTGCATTTGAAAACAGATAACGAACTACTATTGCTAAAATTTTTTTTGTTTATTCTATTATGAGAAAATCATTAAAAAACTCCAAAATATTTTGTCGTTGTAGCAAATTTCTATAAATTTGCCCGTGCTTTTTTAACGTCTGCATACATTTGCGGGCGTTTTTTTGTCTTATAGAAACACAAGAGATGAGAGAATCGAATGCATTTGCATCCATTAAGAAATGTTTGAAGAATTAAGTCTAAAACTTGAATCAGTTTTCAAAAAAATTCGCGGTGAAGGGCGAATTACTGAAAGCAACGTTGCGGAATCACTTCGAGAGATTCGGCGCGTGCTTCTTGACGCAGATGTTAATTTTAAAGTAACCAAAGAATTTATTGACGAAGTGCAGCGAAAAGCGCTTGGTCAAGAAGTACTTTTAAGCATCACTCCAGGGCAACTCATCGTCAAAATTTTTTACGACGAGTTAGTTCGTTTAATGGGAGAAACAAAAGAAGAAATAAAGTTTTCTTCAACGCTTCCATCCGTTATTCTCATTGCCGGACTTCAAGGTTCGGGAAAAACAACATTTAGTGGAAAACTTGCACGGTATCTTAAAAGAAAAGGTAAATTTCCGTTGCTTGTTGCATCCGATGTATATCGCCCGGCAGCCATTGACCAATTGATGACACTCGGAAAACAAATTGATATTCCGGTATTTGCGCATCGCGAACTTAGCGCGATTGATATTGCAACATCCTCTATTGAATACGCGAGGAAAACTGCTCGTGATACTGTTATTATTGATACTGCGGGACGTTTGCATATTGATGAAGAAATGATGCAAGAAATCGAAACTATTAAACAACGAACAATGCCGAGTGAGATATTGTTTGTTGTAGATTCGATGACAGGGCAAGATGCAGTGAATACAGCAAAAGTGTTTCACGAACGTTTGGCTTTTGACGGAATAGTTCTTACGAAATTGGACGGTGATACACGCGGAGGAGCAGCGCTTTCCATTCGGCGCATTGTCAGTAAGCCAATCAAGTTTATAAGCAACGGAGAAAAACTTGATGCGTTGGAACAGTTTTATCCTGAACGAATGGCATCAAGAATTCTTGGAATGGGTGATGTTGTTACGCTTGTTGAAAAAGTTCAGGAACAAGTAGACGAAACAAAAGCTCAGAAGTTAGAAGAAAAGATTCGGAAATCGTCGTTCACGTTTGAGGATTTTTTGGAACAATTGCAAGAAATAAAGAAAATGGGACCATTGCAAAACGTGTTGAAAATGCTTCCGGGAATGAACCGCATTTCTTCAGCGGCAATGAACGTTGACGACGGAGCATTGAAATACGCTGAAGCAATCATTTGTTCGATGACGAGAGAAGAGCGTTTGAAACCGCATATATTAAACGGGAATCGCAGAAAACGAATTGCAAAAGGAAGCGGAACGACTATTCAGGAAGTGAATAGAGTTTTAAAACAATTTTCAGAAATGCAACAAATGATGAAAACACTTTCAAAAGGAAAAGTTCCCGCTGCGTTTCGCAAGATGGGTTTATTCCACTGATATTTTTTTATTTTTTTTTACAAACATATTTTTACTTACAAGGAAATTAATTGTGGTTAAATTACGATTAGCGCGAATGGGCAGAAAGAAAAGCCCGATTTATAAAATCGTTGCCGCCGACTCACAATCGCCACGGGACGGAAGATATATTGAATCTATAGGACAGTATAATCCTTTGACGCAACCGATGACGGTTGATGTGAAAGAAGATAAAATGTTCAAATGGTTGAAGAACGGTGCACAACCGACAGATACAGTTCGTAGTTTGTTTCGAAGAAAAGGATTGTGGTTAAAATGGAGTTTAATCCGAAAAGGCAAGAGCGAAGAAGAAATTTCTCCTATTATGGAACAATGGCAACAACTGCAAGTTGAAAAACTATCTCGCGAAGCTGAGAAAAAAGCACGACGGAAAGCGAAAAAGAAATCGGAAAAAACACAAGCGACGGAAAGTTCAACAGCGTCGTAAGGAAGTTTTTTGCTGAGATTTTGCGAACGATGTCTGAAAGTTTCGACGAATGGTAAAGAATGTTTGAACCACGCTAAACTCGTCAGATCCATTGATTGATAAGCAACTCATCGCTGTTGGAAAAATAATTCGATGCGTTGGAATAAAAGGCGCAGTTAAAATACATCCGTATGCTTCTTTGCCTAAACGATTTTCGTTATTAACAAAAGTATTTCTTGGTGAAACTCCGCAAACAGCAGAACAATATGAAATTCGAGAAGTCGAACTTCGTGGTGCGTATGTAGTTGTAACGTTTTCAAATATTCCAACGAGAAATGATGCAGAAAAAATCGTTGGAAAATATATTTTTGTCAACGAGTTACAACGAGTTTCACTTCAGCAAAATGAATGGTTTATTGACGATATACTTGGCTGTGAAGTTTTTGTTCGCAGTGTATCTGTTGGAGTAGTTCGCGATGTGATTACGTTGCCTGCGCAGGATGTGTGGGTTGTACATCAAGGCGGCAAAGAAGTATTAGTTCCTGCAGTTCGGGCATTTATCGAAAGCGTGGATGTGAAAAATAAAATAATTGTTCTTCGTCCGCCGGAAGGATTGATTCAATTTGATGAATAAGAAAATGTATGCGATTCGATATTCTATGTGGGGTTCCTGCTTTGTTGAAAGGTCCGTTCAACGAAAGCATTTTAAAACGTGCGCAGCAGAAAAACCTTGTAAAAATAATTATTCACGATTTACACGATTATGCGTACGATAAGCATCGGAAAATTGATGATGTTCCATTTGGCGGAGAAGCGGGAATGGTATTGAAACCCGAACCTATTTTTGAATGCATCGAAACGTTGAAAAGAGAAAGAACCTACGACGAAATAATTTATCTTTCCGCTGACGGAGAACGTTTTCAACAGTCGCTTGCAACGGAATTCTCATTGAAACAGAACTTGATTTTTTTATGCGGACATTATAAAGGAGTGGATGAACGAGTGCGCGAGCAACTGATTACGAAAGAAATTTCGATCGGAGATTACGTACTAACCGGTGGAGAACTTGCTGCCGCAGTAGTTATTGACGCAACTGTACGACTCATTCCCGGTGTTGTAAGCAATGCAGAATCTCTATTGAATGATTCTTTTCAGAATATGATGTTAGATGCACCTTCATACACGCGACCGGCGGAATTTCGCTCGATGAAAGTTCCTGAGGTTTTACTTTCTGGCGATCCACAAAAAATTGCCGTGTGGCGTGATGAAAAGCGACTTGAAAAAACAAAACAACGAAGAAACGATTTAATCAATTAACTATTTCTATTAATTTTAAAAGAATAATTTTGGAGCAACTCCGATGAATAAAATGAACATTGTTGAAGCAATGCAACTACAAAAAGAACTTCCGGCGTTTCAACCGGGAGATACCGTGAACGTTCACGTACGCGTTATTGAAGGCGATAAGGAACGCATTCAGCAGTTTCAAGGAATTGTAATGAAGCGTCATAACAATACGATTAATTCAACGTTTGTTGTGAGGAAAATGTCTCATGGTGTTGGCGTCGAACGAAACTTTCCGCTTCATTCTCCACGCATTGCCAAAATCGAAGTGGTAAAACAAGGTCGTGCACGTCGAGCAAAACTGTACTATATGCGTACGCTCGCAGCGAAACAGATTCATCAAAAATTAAATGCATAGCGCATCGCACCACAGAGGAAAAGGCGTTGCGATTCCATCGTTGTTGTATGCTGAACCGATTCGTTTGGCTATTGCAGAACAGTTTCCTGAATATCGTTTTGTAACGGATTTACCGGCGAAACTTGCGTTACAGTTTCGAGAGCGAACTTCGGAACTTGCATTGATTTCTCCGCTTGAATATGCAAAGGAATCATCACTGTATCGACTTATTCCGAACATTGCAGTTTCTTCGCGCAAAGGAACTGGAAATGTATTATTGTCTTTCAATCAAGGTTTAAAAACAATCCGCACTCTTGCCGCTGACCCGAATTATTCTTTTGAAGTAGTTCTCGCGCTGCTTATTCTTGCCGAGCATTATGAGTCGCGCCCGAAAATACTTCTCCATAGTGGAGATACTGCTTCGATGCTTTCTGTCGCAGATGCGGCGTTAGTTATTCGAACGGGAGTAGTTTCGGAAAGCGATTATCAAGATTCTTTGGATGTCATTTCGTTGTGGAATGATATGTATGAACTTCCCGTTGTTATCGGATTGCTCGCTTGCCTCGAAGGCGCTGTTTCAGAAAAAGAATTTCACATACTTTCTCAACTCGGTGCAATGATTGATGAAAGTGTTCAACAGAACGCAAAAGCACGTGACGATACTTTTTGGACAGATGAACAATTAGAAGAAACAGCACGACATCAATATCTTGCTTCTTTCTCGTATCGTCTTGAAGAACCTGAATTAGATTCGCTCCGGGAGTTTTTTCGGCTTGCATATTATCACGGCATTTTGAAAGATATTCCCGACATTCGAATGTATTCACCCGAACAACCGCAGTTTTCTCATAACTAAATGAAAAAAACGAATGCCTTTCACAAACAAAGTACGAACGGTTCCGTTTCTGCAGAAATCTTATTGATTGAAGATGAAGCATTACTTGTACAAAGTTTAATCAAACGTTTGGAAGATGCACATTACGCTGTAGAGACCGCAATGAACGCTGATAAAGGGTTGCAACTTGCTTTGCGTCACGATTACGACATTATTATTCTCGACTTGTTGCTTCCGGGAAAACGCGAC
The nucleotide sequence above comes from Ignavibacteria bacterium. Encoded proteins:
- a CDS encoding signal recognition particle protein — translated: MFEELSLKLESVFKKIRGEGRITESNVAESLREIRRVLLDADVNFKVTKEFIDEVQRKALGQEVLLSITPGQLIVKIFYDELVRLMGETKEEIKFSSTLPSVILIAGLQGSGKTTFSGKLARYLKRKGKFPLLVASDVYRPAAIDQLMTLGKQIDIPVFAHRELSAIDIATSSIEYARKTARDTVIIDTAGRLHIDEEMMQEIETIKQRTMPSEILFVVDSMTGQDAVNTAKVFHERLAFDGIVLTKLDGDTRGGAALSIRRIVSKPIKFISNGEKLDALEQFYPERMASRILGMGDVVTLVEKVQEQVDETKAQKLEEKIRKSSFTFEDFLEQLQEIKKMGPLQNVLKMLPGMNRISSAAMNVDDGALKYAEAIICSMTREERLKPHILNGNRRKRIAKGSGTTIQEVNRVLKQFSEMQQMMKTLSKGKVPAAFRKMGLFH
- the rpsP gene encoding 30S ribosomal protein S16 — protein: MVVKLRLARMGRKKSPIYKIVAADSQSPRDGRYIESIGQYNPLTQPMTVDVKEDKMFKWLKNGAQPTDTVRSLFRRKGLWLKWSLIRKGKSEEEISPIMEQWQQLQVEKLSREAEKKARRKAKKKSEKTQATESSTAS
- the rimM gene encoding 16S rRNA processing protein RimM, whose translation is MIDKQLIAVGKIIRCVGIKGAVKIHPYASLPKRFSLLTKVFLGETPQTAEQYEIREVELRGAYVVVTFSNIPTRNDAEKIVGKYIFVNELQRVSLQQNEWFIDDILGCEVFVRSVSVGVVRDVITLPAQDVWVVHQGGKEVLVPAVRAFIESVDVKNKIIVLRPPEGLIQFDE
- the trmD gene encoding tRNA (guanosine(37)-N1)-methyltransferase TrmD, which gives rise to MRFDILCGVPALLKGPFNESILKRAQQKNLVKIIIHDLHDYAYDKHRKIDDVPFGGEAGMVLKPEPIFECIETLKRERTYDEIIYLSADGERFQQSLATEFSLKQNLIFLCGHYKGVDERVREQLITKEISIGDYVLTGGELAAAVVIDATVRLIPGVVSNAESLLNDSFQNMMLDAPSYTRPAEFRSMKVPEVLLSGDPQKIAVWRDEKRLEKTKQRRNDLIN
- a CDS encoding 50S ribosomal protein L19; translated protein: MNKMNIVEAMQLQKELPAFQPGDTVNVHVRVIEGDKERIQQFQGIVMKRHNNTINSTFVVRKMSHGVGVERNFPLHSPRIAKIEVVKQGRARRAKLYYMRTLAAKQIHQKLNA